One region of Miscanthus floridulus cultivar M001 chromosome 19, ASM1932011v1, whole genome shotgun sequence genomic DNA includes:
- the LOC136526963 gene encoding putative 1-phosphatidylinositol-3-phosphate 5-kinase FAB1C, translating to MGVPVAQKSDSWVTVLAMTDSGGLGVRPINGGRGGAEEQHGLGDNGPPVSPPERVCTPPAPRLAAWRRMSSPGPLRCSTPRSIGCEEGEDLDRYFSPQSEFSQDTSHTDSMSTSISRMYTFRLGTSSPLDSPIKQLGVGDTSPPSRRGCHSPSYPWNSCRGSDDVDSSFMNSPWHDDEQRKDDVQPIDFESRHIWYPPPPQDENGTFQYDEDDDNDDCDGKVFGHVNHDYCDGEDDDDNDDDDFLGIKGKHSISHKEFLRSALHGHFRALVSQLLLGHGIDPMDGWPDIVASLAWQAATFVRPDTSKGGSMDPTDYVKVKCVASGNPNDSAFIKGVVCSKNVKHKRMVSKHENPRLLLLGGALEYQKVTNKLASINSILEQEKEYLKNAVAKIEAQRPHVLLVEKSVPLHAQQLLAKDISLVLNVKRSLLERISRCTGAQIASSVENITSTGVGQCQTFWIEKVTECSSPKVSNKKTVKTLMFFDGCPRRLGCTVLLRGKSYEELKKVKLAVQYALFAAYHLSLETSYLADEGATLPKVPSDLQFEKQNSSSRYCQQNLNEFQTIEGETFGSECIMPCLNGSANQSHSRDDIIHEEHAHCHSRADLSQEEYTRGTIKVYPYSTEASMYGSCIPPVCMTVQTPKSSLASVRKRTPGNLYFPHNGHIDEAGGGMSKVDSDFLDLDNGWNHISDEDSVAIRDHNGNHNEYFPTSDSPQSILVSLSVACPLRGIVCKQSQLFRIKFYGTFDKPLGRYFREDLFVQTSCCESCKEPAESHVRCYTHQQGSLTISVRTLPSVKLPGELDGKVWMWHRCLRCKPKDGIPPATQRIVMSDAARGLSFGKFLELSFSNHTTANRIACCGHSLQRDCLRFYGLGSMVAVFRYSPVDILSVNLPSSVLDFAYPKAQDWVIKEAVDVCTRKEHLYREIVVKLDCIEKIVKDQNIGMKSGLHKHVADLKELVKVEWKKYDVVSGFSIIDDLLTFEPYIDVLELNRLRRELVLDIHVWDRRLYMMHSLTKENCRTVPNDAQCSEKLTESLLEQSKDVTSSKHLNVENSLEQNQPSTLEVAAVSVKSSPMTEQTNTSVSHLGLETNIMGDVSMHSGSTVISFAPGPCEMQSEGVLAELEAGKTLQKSQSSASNLSDRIDLAWTGSGQFVNDSSSSMEAVSFIPASLKDDPAYQKVIAPIRIKSFDSAVSSRNVDDSNASIRRSYSQRPPKAIERTGKGLSPTFLNKLSLPGMIDGESRLLLSQNDSDVIVPIYDDEPSSMIAHAMTVPEYRSFLLPLLDQNNESSLLNYGSDQPQPITGNDSKDNHLTVSFEDEDSYSVDKAKFSVTCYFAKQFDAIRRKCCPDELDYIRSLSRCKRWSAQGGKSNVYFAKTLDDRFVIKQVTRTELDSFEDYAVDYFKYLTVSVSSGSPTCLTKVLGLYQITAKNLRDGKELKMDVMVMENLFFKRKVSRIYDLKGSLRSRYNPDTSGNNKVLLDLNLLETLHTKPIFLGSKAKRRLERAVWNDTSFLASVDVMDYSLLVGIDEERKELVMGIIDYLRQYTWDKQLETLVKATGFLGGSKDVLPTIISPVQYKKRFRKAMSKYFLALPDQWSP from the exons ATGGGAGTGCCCGTCGCGCAGAAATCCGATTCTTGGGTGACTGTGCTTGCGATGACGGACAGCGGCGGCCTTGGCGTTCGGCCTATTAACGGAGGCCGAGGGGGTGCCGAGGAGCAGCATGGGCTCGGCGACAACGGGCCTCCAGTGTCCCCACCAGAGCGTGTTTGTACGCCACCTGCGCCGAGGCTGGCTGCTTGGCGGCGCATGTCATCGCCTGGTCCTCTCCGGTGCTCAACCCCGAG GAGCATTGGGTGTGAAGAGGGCGAGGATTTGGATCGGTACTTTTCCCCACAGAGTGAGTTTTCTCAAGACACTTCTCATACGGATTCGATGAGCACAAGTATTAGTAGGATGTATACCTTCCGGTTGGGGACTTCAAGCCCATTAGATAGTCCTATCAAACAATTGGGGGTAGGAGACACAAGTCCTCCCTCAAGGAGGGGTTGCCATTCTCCTAGCTATCCTTGGAATTCATGCCGGGGATCAGATGATGTTGATTCTAGTTTTATGAATTCACCTTGGCATGATGATGAACAGAGGAAAGATGATGTGCAACCAATTGATTTTGAGAGTAGACACATCTGGTATCCTCCACCACCTCAGGATGAAAATGGTACTTTTCAATATGATGAggacgatgacaatgatgattgtgatgggAAGGTCTTTGGACATGTTAACCATGATTATTGCGATGgcgaggatgatgatgataatgatgatgatgatttcttAGGGATCAAAGGAAAACATAGTATATCTCACAAAGAGTTCTTGAGGAGTGCTTTACATGGGCATTTCAGGGCTCTCGTGTCGCAATTGCTCCTAGGACATGGCATTGATCCCATGGATGGCTGGCCAGACATAGTAGCCTCATTAGCTTGGCAAGCAGCTACCTTTGTCAGGCCAGATACAAGCAAGGGTGGTAGCATGGATCCCACAGACTATGTCAAAGTCAAATGCGTAGCATCAGGAAATCCAAATGATAG TGCTTTCATTAAAGGTGTTGTCTGTTCTAAGAATGTAAAACATAAACGCATGGTGTCAAAACATGAGAACCCTAGGTTGCTTCTTTTGGGAGGAGCACTGGAATACCAGAAAGTCACGAACAAACTAGCTTCAATAAACAGCATTCTTGAACAG GAGAAGGAGTATCTTAAGAATGCTGTTGCAAAGATAGAGGCTCAACGCCCACATGTCTTGCTAGTCGAGAAAAGCGTGCCATTGCATGCGCAACAGCTTCTTGCAAAAGATATATCTTTAGTATTGAACGTCAAGCGATCACTTCTGGAAAGAATATCTCGCTGCACAGGTGCTCAAATTGCGTCTTCTGTTGAAAATATCACTTCTACTGGAGTTGGACAATGCCAAACATTCTGGATTGAGAAAGTTACAGAATGTTCATCACCAAAGGTCTCAAACAAAAAAACAGTCAAGACACTGATGTTTTTTGATGGTTGTCCAAGACGCTTGGGGTGCACG GTTCTTCTAAGAGGAAAGTCATATGAAGAGTTAAAGAAAGTCAAACTTGCTGTGCAGTATGCTTTATTTGCAGCATACCACCTGTCACTTGAGACCTCATATCTTGCTGATGAGGGTGCAACACTTCCAAAAGTCCCCTCAGATCTTCAATTTGAGAAGCAAAATTCTTCCTCAAGATACTGTCAGCAGAATTTGAATGAATTTCAAACCATTGAAGGGGAAACTTTTGGAAGTGAGTGCATCATGCCTTGCCTTAATGGTTCTGCAAACCAATCTCATTCAAGAGATGACATAATTCACGAGGAACATGCACACTGTCATTCAAGAGCTGACTTAAGTCAGGAAGAATATACTCGTGGAACCATTAAGGTATACCCTTATTCCACAGAAGCTTCAATGTATGGCAGCTGTATTCCACCTGTATGTATGACTGTTCAGACACCTAAAAGTTCACTTGCCAGTGTGAGAAAAAGGACACCAGGAAATTTATATTTTCCCCATAATGGTCACATAGATGAAGCAGGTGGTGGAATGTCAAAGGTTGATAGTGACTTCCTTGACTTGGATAATGGTTGGAATCATATCTCAGATGAAGATTCTGTAGCAATACGTGATCACAATGGGAATCACAACGAATATTTCCCAACATCTGACAGTCCACAGAGCATTTTGGTTTCCTTGTCAGTTGCATGCCCTCTGAGAGGAATTGTATGCAAGCAATCTCAGCTATTTCGGATAAAGTTCTATGGTACTTTTGATAAGCCACTTGGAAGGTATTTTCGTGAAGATTTATTTGTTCAG ACTTCATGCTGCGAATCTTGCAAGGAGCCTGCAGAATCTCATGTGCGATGTTACACTCATCAACAAGGCAGTCTCACAATCAGTGTCAGAACTCTTCCATCTGTCAAGCTACCTGGGGAGCTTGATGGGAAGGTATGGATGTGGCACAGGTGTCTCAGGTGCAAACCAAAAGATGGAATTCCTCCAGCCACACAAAGGATAGTCATGTCGGATGCAGCACGCGGATTATCTTTTGGGAAGTTTCTGGAACTTAGCTTTTCAAATCACACAACAGCCAATCGAATTGCCTGCTGTGGACACTCACTCCAGAGGGACTGCCTTCGTTTTTATGG GCTTGGGAGCATGGTTGCTGTCTTCCGTTATTCACCAGTAGACATTCTTTCTGTCAACTTGCCATCCTCAGTACTGGACTTTGCTTATCCAAAAGCTCAAGATTGGGTCATCAAAGAAGCTGTTGAT GTATGCACTAGGAAGGAACATCTATATAGGGAAATTGTTGTTAAACTTGACTGCATCGAAAAGATAGTTAAAGACCAGAACATTGGTATGAAGTCAGGCTTGCATAAACATGTTGCCGATCTTAAGGAGTTGGTTAAAGTTGAGTGGAAGAAGTATGAT GTTGTATCAGGGTTTTCTATCATAGATGACTTGCTGACATTTGAACCATATATAGATGTTCTAGAGCTCAATCGCCTGAGGAGAGAGCTTGTACTTGATATTCACGTATGGGATCGCAGACTGTACATGATGCACTCCCTTACGAAAGAAAACTGTCGTACTGTGCCAAATGATGCACAATGTTCTGAGAAGCTTACTGAAAGCTTATTAGAACAATCAAAGGATGTGACATCTAGTAAACATTTGAATGTTGAGAATTCTCTAGAACAGAATCAACCAAGTACGTTGGAAGTGGCTGCAGTTTCAGTGAAATCATCCCCTATGACGGAACAAACCAACACTAGTGTTTCACATTTGGGATTGGAAACCAACATTATGGGTGATGTATCCATGCATTCTGGCTCAACTGTTATCAGCTTTGCCCCAGGGCCATGTGAAATGCAGAGTGAAGGAGTGCTGGCTGAACTAGAAGCTGGAAAGACTTTGCAGAAATCACAATCTTCTGCCTCCAATCTTTCTGACAGAATTGACTTAGCATGGACTGGTTCTGGTCAGTTTGTTAACGATTCATCAAGTAGCATGGAGGCAGTTTCATTCATACCTGCTAGTCTGAAGGATGATCCTGCATACCAGAAGGTTATAGCACCAATCAGAATCAAATCGTTCGATTCTGCTGTCAGTTCCAGAAATGTTGATGATTCAAATGCTAGTATAAGAAGATCTTATTCTCAAAGGCCCCCAAAGGCTATTGAGAGAACTGGTAAGGGTCTGTCACCAACATTCTTGAACAAGCTGTCACTTCCTGGTATGATTGATGGCGAGAGTCGGTTGCTACTGTCACAAAATGATTCAGATGTTATTGTTCCAATCTATGATGATGAACCATCTAGCATGATAGCCCATGCCATGACTGTTCCAGAATATCGCAGCTTCTTGTTGCCACTTCTAGATCAGAATAATGAATCTAGTTTATTGAATTATGGTTCTGATCAGCCTCAACCTATAACTGGAAATGACTCTAAGGATAACCATTTGACTGTTTCTTTTGAGGATGAAGACTCATATTCTGTTGATAAAGCAAAATTTTCTGTGACATGTTATTTTGCAAAGCAGTTTGATGCAATCAGGAGAAAGTGCTGTCCAGATGAGCTAGACTATATCCGCTCCTTAAGTCGCTGCAAGAGATGGAGTGCTCAAGGTGGCAAGAGTAATGTCTACTTTGCCAAAACACTGGATGACAGATTTGTGATAAAGCAAGTGACCCGGACAGAATTAGATTCATTTGAGGATTATGCTGTTGATTACTTCAAATATTTGACAGTCTCTGTATCATCTGGGAGCCCAACTTGCCTCACTAAAGTCCTTGGTCTTTACCAG ATCACTGCCAAGAATTTGAGAGATGGAAAGGAGCTGAAGATGGATGTAATGGTCATGGAAAACCTATTTTTCAAGAGGAAGGTATCAAGAATATATGACCTAAAGGGCTCTTTGCGTTCGCGCTACAACCCTGATACTTCAGGGAACAACAAGGTTCTCTTGGATCTTAATCTGTTAGAGACACTTCACACAAAGCCCATTTTTCTTGGAAGCAAAGCAAAAAGAAGGCTGGAACGAGCTGTCTGGAATGATACTTCTTTTCTGGCA TCGGTGGATGTGATGGACTACTCTCTCCTAGTCGGCATTGATGAAGAAAGAAAAGAGCTTGTGATGGGGATTATCGACTATCTTCGGCAATACACTTGGGACAAACAACTAGAGACTTTGGTGAAGGCGACAGGATTTCTAGGTGGCTCCAAGGATGTTCTGCCGACCATCATATCTCCGGTTCAGTACAAGAAGAGGTTCAGGAAGGCCATGTCGAAGTACTTCTTGGCTCTCCCTGACCAATGGTCACCGTAA